The DNA region GACCGAGGTCCCACGGGGCTCGGCAGAAGCTTGTCCAGAGACGGAACTCGCGTCCCGACGCTCGTCGAGGGCCTCAAGGCCGAGCCGCGACCCCGGGGCCTGACCACAAGGTCATGGTAAACCACCGGGGCCTCGcggttgtcgttgttgttgttgttgcagCTCTCCTCGACCTTGATCAGATCGTAAAGGTGCTCGATCATGTCCCTGGCCTCGCTGTAGTTGTCCGGATCGTTCAGCCGCTCCCTTAGCTCCCTTAGGTAATCCTCGGTCAGTTCTTCCGGCAGTGTTTGGGTCGCCTTGTTCTCCGTGTAGGCATAGGCGTCCTCGACCTGGTCCTCGGGCACCGTCTCAACGTCCAGGACCCTCGCCTCCGGCTGCAGACCCGCGTACTCGTTAACGCTCATCCGGGATATCGACCTCGCCGATGTCGCCGCGGCCATACCGTTGCTCGGCGACATCCAGGAGGCCAAACCGGAGAAAGGACTCGACGTCAACTTTGGACAGACGCCTCGACGCCGGACGTAGAACATACCGAACATCACCAGCACCGCCAACACGCAGAGACCAGCTGCCGAGCAGATTATCACTATTATCCGCTTCTCTCGTTCAAGCTGCTTAGGATCGCTCATTTTAACGTCGAAGTAACCCTTCGGCTTTGGGTAACCGTGCGGACCTACGTTCGGCGGACTTACACTTGGCTCAGGCTTTGCTGCAGGGTCCTTGCAGTTTATGTGGTGTGCATTTGCCACGCATATTATGCTCGTGAAGTTGCTCATCAGCAGCCGACCTTGCGGCACCTTAAAGCACCGCCCTAGACCCTCGTCTATCTCGCAGTAACTTGAGGCCATCACCGTAACCACGGAACCGTTTGTTCCGGTCAGATCTTTCATCCATTTTTCAAGATTGCAACTGCACGGCTCTGCGAAGTAGTTACCGCTTATCGTAGCTCGGCTAAGACTTTGTGTCTGTGCCGCAAAACCCAAGGAACCTGGTTCTGCTGTCACTATGTGGTTCTCGGTGAACAGGAACTCAGCCTCCGTTCTAACGTTCTCGGACATCTTCACCGATATCGACTCCTTCTGAATACTCCGGAATAGGTTCTGGTGGATCGCTATGTGGTTCCAATCGTTCAACGATATCGCTCTCTGCGCGATTTCCTTAAACTCGTTGTTGTTCAGAGTCACCGTTGCCGCCACTACGTTTATGGCACCTGTCTCCATGTCATTCACtctgaaaattcaacgttTGGATTAGATTTGGATCATGACTGACGATTTCGTCGCGGATGCAATAATAGGAAACGAACGACATTCTTACCTTGAGTATTGAATTGTGAAATTTGTGACTGGTGCCCGTAGCGCTCCGGTCTTTATTTGCGCAACGCTCACGTCGACGAATTCCAGATTGGTGATCAGAGTGTGGCCGCTAAAAGCACCCGACTCGATTGTCCCGATAGTCGCGTTGCTTATGGCCACTTTCAGTATGTTCGTAGCGCTAAACGCGTCCTTGCGAATCACCGAGGTCTCGAGATTGTCCATGCGCACTTCCATGACTGTCGACGGAAAGGCCATCATTGGtaactcgtttatttttacactcTGGAACAATATCTGgaaggagatgaaaaatacttCGGTCAACATCATGAAGAACCAGTGAAAAACTTTGCGCCCATCGAATAAGATGGAGGGGGGTAACAccgtggttgaaaaaaaatacaagaaccGTATACCGAACCGTTATCATATGGCCGTCTGCGTTTGTCTGTCAACGAGTAAAATTTTGTCGAAGCTAGCacctttttccttccttttcttccAACATCGGGGATCACAGTCTGACCTAGACCTCAACCTCGGCTTCTAATTACAGTAAAAAATAAGGTGACGACAGTCCTTTGAGGTGCATGACTGACCTGAGTCGCTGGTCCATGACGTCCGTGCTGATGCGTGTCGAACTTGAAGGCGTTGTTGGACAGCTTTAAGTCGAGGACATCTTTGATGGTCATCTTCAGCAGCCATACGAAGACGTTTGGTTTTATCTTGACGGTTTTGCAACGAGCTATGGAGACGCTCAGTGGTTTCAACGAGTTTTTGAACGCGTGACTCTCCAGCAGTACCGTGTCGCACTCCGATACCTCGAAGAGAGTGTTCGGGGCAGTCAAATTATTGAACGCCTGGCTTCTCGCTACCACGTTGTAAACCCCCGAGACGTGGACTCTCCGTAGTTGAACACCTCCCATAAACGCACCTGCTTGGATCTTAAGCTCTCGACACTGAGATATTTCCACTTCCATCGCTTCCTCCGGTACTGAACCTTCCACCAGTTCCACATCCTGAAACAATGAAACCATGCTTTCATGCTTTGTCGATACGAACGTAACGGTTATTAGTTGTcatgaaaattcatcaacatCGTTATACAGCAAGCAATTTTCGGTTGGGGTCTTGAACGACCCCGAGATGCTAGAAATGTTATACCATATAAAGGTGCCGGCTAAGTTTAAACAGGGATGCAGTATACCTGCAATTATTTTCCTTCCTTGAACTGTGTTTACCATAGCAACCATGCTCTATAACGCGCGAGAGATGCTCGCATAGGATATATTTGTGCGTTGggtgaagaaaaagtaaacgtAGAGGCAACGTTTtacttgtgaaaaatgaaaataaaaatccatcCAGCTTCCTGCTTTAACTAAGATGGCGACAGGCTAGCCAAGGCTCAAGACTGAAAGGGACAGGTTAATAATAACAGTCGCTATATTCCAGTCTGAGACGCCGAGGAATTTCACTCTCGGAACCTTCAATtcagttaattttatt from Diprion similis isolate iyDipSimi1 chromosome 3, iyDipSimi1.1, whole genome shotgun sequence includes:
- the LOC124404328 gene encoding uncharacterized protein LOC124404328, whose amino-acid sequence is MMISDGRKSLCACNNDDRGIQWCRRIVAFAVILFVINLPKNINSQNPPPVGICAIDGCNCTVVVRKWINVKCVFNSDKDVELVEGSVPEEAMEVEISQCRELKIQAGAFMGGVQLRRVHVSGVYNVVARSQAFNNLTAPNTLFEVSECDTVLLESHAFKNSLKPLSVSIARCKTVKIKPNVFVWLLKMTIKDVLDLKLSNNAFKFDTHQHGRHGPATQILFQSVKINELPMMAFPSTVMEVRMDNLETSVIRKDAFSATNILKVAISNATIGTIESGAFSGHTLITNLEFVDVSVAQIKTGALRAPVTNFTIQYSRVNDMETGAINVVAATVTLNNNEFKEIAQRAISLNDWNHIAIHQNLFRSIQKESISVKMSENVRTEAEFLFTENHIVTAEPGSLGFAAQTQSLSRATISGNYFAEPCSCNLEKWMKDLTGTNGSVVTVMASSYCEIDEGLGRCFKVPQGRLLMSNFTSIICVANAHHINCKDPAAKPEPSVSPPNVGPHGYPKPKGYFDVKMSDPKQLEREKRIIVIICSAAGLCVLAVLVMFGMFYVRRRGVCPKLTSSPFSGLASWMSPSNGMAAATSARSISRMSVNEYAGLQPEARVLDVETVPEDQVEDAYAYTENKATQTLPEELTEDYLRELRERLNDPDNYSEARDMIEHLYDLIKVEESCNNNNNDNREAPVVYHDLVVRPRGRGSALRPSTSVGTRVPSLDKLLPSPVGPRSQIVEYAEPRDSKVSDQNHLYAELLGDETVPSTSRLSQPVLAGLVGRAQQPLPPEVGGVGNEGQKTCSRDPAKSQTRPLSFLKALGESILGTSSKSSQKRPAAPLLCEYAEPSDATAHLYSELSEPNTHTNSRPSSKMANRPLPTKPGDTETTPITIS